The stretch of DNA ttataTTAAAACACCTTTTTGTATGCTAAAGTAATATTTATTGTGAGATAGATTgagtaataattaatatatgattaTTTGGGTTTaacaaatcaatatttttaaataattttttttttaaatataaaattttaagaacACATATTAACCCGTGCATTATACAGATCatttacaataatatatataatttttacctAATTCGTGTTGCGACACTAATGTGAGATTTACATTGAATGCTGCCGAATAGTCATTTAACAGGCCATGTTTACGTTCTAATGACAAAAGTTAATCAAATGActattttaacttaatttttaaggACATAATCATTATTTCACAAACTTCAATAACTAGTTTAAGGTATCTCACAATTTTAATggcttatttatttatttatttatttattgcatctTTCTATTATTTCTTTGTCCTTAAATATAGGTCTTGATAggttttttaaagattttttctaaaatttcaactcaattataagcaaaattaattaactatccatattaaaaatagtaagtaacatcatttaattttttttatgtaatacaaaaaatattaattacattcaCCAAActacattttctttttattttattttgttttagcatTTTGTTTCTAGAAGAGTATTTTGAGAATGATGACATTAAATATGTTTAAGTTAGTTAgactttctttatattttcgaGTGCTAAATAtgtcttctttttcttttatagtTGAGACTAAAGtaataatctttttatttttaaattttaatttaattgataaatatttatgttagacGTTTTATTCTCGATTACAATCGAAGACTTTACAGTTATATGAGttgattatattaaaaaaaagtcaacAAATTTAAGAGCTTGTTTGTTAtcatctttttaaaaatattatcaattttatttaaaataatcacttttaaaagtttttattcatttgtttcaacttaaaaaaaatagtatcataaaataatttaaaaaactactttaaattaaaagttattttacgtaatttttcataaaacaaataaatttttataactaactttttttctttgttaaaaCTGACTTTCATTACTATagataaacacaaaataatttatttattctttttaaaaaatctccaataaataataactaaattattaaataagaaAGTaactattgaattttttataatccTTGTCATCATTTATGATGTTGATGGAAAGTCAAAATGAGAAAAGTGATTATACAAACCTAAAATCGTATTAGTACTAAGTTACAACTTACAAGTAAACACAAAAAGTGAGTCGGAATCAAACTGCGTATTGTCCTCTACTACCCAGCAAGGGAAAGGGACAAGCATCCCTTCGGAGATCTCAAGGgtcttctctttctctttctctttctcgtTTTCTCCGAACTCCAACTTTCTCTCTTATTAACCAATCCTTTCACCCTTTCTCTTCTCAATCCATCAATTCCTATTATGGCGACCCTTTATTCAACTCACTGTCGTTCATTTCCATCCTCATCCAACCAATGTGTTACCTTCTCTAAACGATTTCTTGCCGCCACCGTTTCTCTCAAATCTCAACCTAATTTTATGCACCATATTTCAGTTCATACTCAACAACACGAAGGTTCGTCTCTTTCGCTGTTTTATACTTGTTTTTTCGGATACCCTTTTCttcattttgtttaaattttgaatctTTTGTGGTTTTGtgtagcatatatatatatatatatatatttttttttttttgtgaatttgACTTTGCTATTGTtaagtgttatattattttttagggttatGAGGAAAACATGTCATTGGAGAATTAGCTCTTGATATATTAAGTGTCAACAACCATTTTGGTGGTCTTTGAATGTGTAAGGTGTTGTAAATATATCCCCTAAATGTATTGAAATTGGAGTAAATAACCATTTGGGTCGACGAGTTGTCATTATAGTCCATGAATATATAATACATTCTCATGTATCTCTTTTGCTAGTAAATTTACCGACTAAATTGACCAACGAAAAACCCATTTGAGGATTAAACTGACTAACTAAAGACACactaaaggactaaaatgactgacaaaagatatatttaggtatgtatttgtaattttgataaattcaaTATTGTGATGCCTCACACTTTCAAGGAAAAAAGTTGATGTTTACCCTATTTTATTCATGTGTGACATGGCCCTTtacattttgaatttaattacttatttaataaCGGTGTGAAACAGTTCTACACATGAATTCAATCATATCTCACTATGTAGATACTTGCGCAGATATTTTACGTTTTACACCTACATCCAATGAAAATTCATCATTCTGCCATGTAAGCTtattttgtaactgcatttcgAAAATAATTGGTAAACACTTCATTCTTATTGGATGTCATTGTAAAACTAGTTTAATTGACAATGCATATACCCATTTATCTAACAATTAAACTCACATTTTAGTGCATCTATTTGACAATAATAATGATATGTTGACATGAAACTCAGTAGTATAGTGTGAAAGTTTTGGTTTGTTAGCGAATTGAAGATGTATGTTTATATTATAGTATATATGGTTGAAAATACCTTTGTCTTAGTATGGTGATGGCATGTAAATGCAGGTGCAGTTGCAGCCACCGTAAACCCTGTTGAAAATAACCATTCTGGCAAGCGACCGAAAGCTGAGTTATCTTCGGTTACATCGTCCCCCAAGGTGTCTCAAGTTGAAGACAGTTTTGAAAAGGATGGAAGTGAGTGCACTGTTAGTATAACTGTTGTTGGAGCCTCTGGAGACCTTGCAAAAAAGAAGATATTTCCAGCACTCTTTGCACTTTACTATGAGGGTTGTCTCCCTAAGGTTGGATGTCGATAGATTGTTGTCTTtcttatttgtatattttggaAAATTTAGTCATGTGCATGTGGTTGGGATTGAACTATTGCTTTACTTGTTGGCAGCACTTCACGATTTGCGGTTATGCTCGAAGTAAGATGACTGATGCTGAACTGAGAAATATGGTTAGCAAGACTCTTACATGTAGAATTGATAAGAGGTAATATATCTCCAACATGTTCTCTTTTCTTTCGGTCTCACCTAGCGTAATGTTTTCTCGAGTAGTTCATAGACGATAGTGCTTGGTGTGATTTGAACTTTGGACTTCTCATTATGGGGATGGAGTTGATGCCACTTATATTGCTAATGACACAACAAAATTTGAGTTGCTATggttatttagtttaattttcttatttgttATGCTTAGGAGACATCTTTAATGTTCGTGAatttatgttttggaatttcaGAGAGAACTGCAGTGAAAAGATGGACCAATTTCTTAAGAGATGTTTCTATCATTCCGGTCAATATGATTCTCAGGAAAACTTTGCAGCACTAGACAAGACGCTGAAGGAACATGAGGTAATTGGAGCAACGGATTCTTAAATTGTTTAAAGTATCTATTATGGAATTTGGCTCCATTGCCTTCTGGagcttctatttttattaagagAGTGTTTCATGGTAGGGAacacaatttcaacaaagatTAAATGGATGTTTGCAGATTATCATTCCTGTACATGAAGTGATTGTGCTCACTTGACCAATATGTACATGGAAAAGAATAGTCTGATAAGTGCTGTCAATTGCATATTGCAAAAAATAACGGTTCGTTCAAATTCTGCTATGGTACAATGCTATAGCACCACTATAGagactatttgacaacattttgtATTAAACAGCGTATTGCAGGGCAGTagtgatttgttcaaattctgctatgGTACAATGCTATAGCACCACTATAGagactatttgacaacattttgtATTAAACAGCGTATTGCGGGGCAGTAGTGATTTGTTCAACTTCTGCCTCGCTATAGCGCCGCTATTTGACCACACCGAGTCCAATCAAGAATTTAAAGTTAAACAAAATGGTTCTCTGAACTTTTTTAATTCAGCTTAAACAATACTTTTACCATATAGTGATATCCCTGTAATATTATGCTCCTTGAGCATTTGGGATGTATCATCagattcataaataaaaattccaGGTTTTTCTTTGACCATGCCTTAAATGCGAGGCTGATTTTTGTAATGCAGTATAACACCTTTGGATGTAGACCTAAAAAATAAGGTCACCTAGTTGAGTTATTTTACACCAGTAATATCTTTTAGTTTTCTACTGTTTAATTACTCCCAGTGTTGTTAAATGGTGGCCATAGTGGATTTTTGACAAGGGCCATAGGCAATTTGTGGAGGCAGGTATACCCGCCATGGCAGCGCCATAAGCCACAATGGCGTGTTTATACGGCAGATTTTGGTCTCCGTCATTCTCGATCAACAACACTTACTATAGATAATATCCTTAATCTAGTTTTCCAAATTAGCAGTATAATAGAATTAGAATGTAAGAGTGTCGAAAACCAATCTTTATTGCAGAAAACCCACCTCCATCATTGTGTCAAATTTGTACAAGAATCAGATAAAAAAATGTACAACAAGGACTTTTCTTATCTCTGATAAGCTGTACATCCAAGAGATCTGTTCTCTCCCTTGTCTCATTCCTTTAACTCTGGAAAGTGTTGCACACCTTTTCCCTAACTGCCTTATAACTACCTCCTGTACAAAACCCACCAAAAATTAAATGGCAGTTATTCTGATTAAGGAAGAGTGAGTAGTCTCTTTCCAGTACTCTATTATTAGATGAAATTCATGGGATACTCCCACTTTGGGGATAGCTTGAACTAAATAGGGAATGAGACTAATAGAAATTGGAATCTatgattcaaaaatttaatttattacattattCTTTAGCCTCTATAGAATGATTCTCAAACCAGAGGAATTTGTAGTGCATATTACTAACACAAACACTCACAAACTTGACAGAAAGATAAAGGAATAAAATGACAGCATTGCCCATCAGGATGTCCAAGAGCTTGGTCTCCCCATCAATATCCAATCCCGAATAATTATTTCCTTGCTTTTCCTTTGgtttttctatttataatttaataattgtcTAATAACATAACTGTTGCCTAATGCATAATTGTTGCTTAGTAATATAATAACCATTGcctaataacataataataactgCCTAATATGCTCAGACCATTTGCTCACTTGGCTGCCTCTCATAATGTTTACTAATAAGGGGTCTAATAGAGACTCGCCGATTTAGCGGGACCCACATAAATTCACCCAATAATGGAGAGTGTTGAAAAGTGAGTGCTAGAAACTAAAAagcagtgttgtcaaatagcggtTACAGTGCTATAgcatagcagaatttgaacaaatcactATTGTTCTGTGATATACTATAGtacaaaatattgtcaaatagcCGCTATGGTGGTGCTATAGTACTGTATCATAGCAGAATTAGAACAAATCGCTATTTTCCGCGATCCACAGTTGACAGCATTGTTAGCAAGTGCGTTGTTAGCATTCCTTTTCTAGTAATTATGTACTATTACATTTATTAACAGTTGGTAAGGTTCTATTTCTCTGTTCCCCCTTTTATTATTCCTTACATAGACCCATCTAGTTGAAGGTCTACTGTCACCGTATTATCCTaatgaaaaagaaatagaatttCTTCATTGAAAACTAAGTCACTTCTAGTTGTTGAGAAGAGATGAAGAGGATGAAGAAATATAAGGTGaagaataaagaaaacaaaaaagaataattaaagcAAATTAACTACTGCTAATCAAGTCATCTTTATAATTGTTATCCATTATGCGTTGGGGCATTTTCCTATTGGCTCTGTTATCTATTAGTTATTACTCCATTGACATTCTAACTTTTCCATACTAAAATTTAATCACTGACATCTAGATTAATTTGTTCATGTTGCAATTAGACGATGTTTGATAATTGTCTTTCCCNNNNNNNNNNNNNNNNNNNNNNNNNNNNNNNNNNNNNNNNNNNNNNNNNNNNNNNNNNNNNNNNNNNNNNNNNNNNNNNNNNNNNNNNNNNNNNNNNNNNNNNNNNNNNNNNNNNNNNNNNNNNNNNNNNNNNNNNNNNNNNNNNNNNNNNNNNNNNNNNNNNNNNNNNNNNNNNNNNNNNNNNNNNNNNNNNNNNNNNNNNNNNNNNNNNNNNNNNNNNNNNNNNNNTTCCCTATCTTATGTTTATATTCTTTCTTCCACTGCATCCTAACTTGCAAGTTTTTCATATTGTAGGTAGTTTATGTTTCCACATTAATTAGCATTTAGCAATAGCATCAAGCtcaatatatgaataattaaggAACTTACTGTTTATGTTATTCTTTGtctgtctttttttttaaatatttgaaaccTAAATCTGAATTTAACGATTCTATTTGAAAACGAAAATTGCTTTTGTAGGGTGGGAGAACTTCTAATCGCCTGTTTTATCTTTCAATTCCTCCTAATATATTCATAGACGCCGTAAAATGCGCTAGCTTGTCAGCTTCGTCTGGCAATGGTGGTTGGACAAGGGTCATTGTCGAAAAGCCTTTTGGTCGTGATTCAGACTCCTCAGCTGCTTTAACAACATCGCTCAAGCAGTATCTGACCGAGGATCAAATTTTCAGGTTTGTTAACTAATTATCTGCAACTTCAAGGATTGTAAAGTGCTTTATTTGAAAAGGAAAATATTATACAGGATTGATCACTATCTTGGGAAAGAGCTTGTGGAAAATCTTTCTGTCCTCCGATTCTCAAATCTCATTTTTGAACCATTATGGTCGAGGCAATACATAAGAAATGTACAGTTGATATTCTCAGAAGATTTTGGCACCGAAGGACGTGGCGGGtaacctttttatttttttcctcctTTGCAGCGTTCACACTTTCTGATCCTAAAATAGTGATTCTCATATATTTTCGTATCATTACCGTGCGTAGGTACTTCGACAATTATGGTATAATTAGAGATATTATGCAGAATCATCTACTTCAAATTCTGGCCCTCTTTGCAATGGAAACCCCTGTTAGTTTGGATGCAGAGGACATTAGAAATGAAAAGGTGTCAtgattatatacttttttttggCAAGTCTTAGTTGCTACTCTCTCCGTTCCAAATTAACAGTGGTTTACGGTTTCTACACAAATATTAGGAAAAACAATCAATTGGCTAAACGACATAATTGTTTTACTAAATTAAccctattattaataaatacatGCTTGATAATTTGATAATGTCTTTGGTTAATGAAAAGttgcaaaaaaaattacacgtcttgtatataattaatgagGGCGAAATTGGAGAGATATAATTAATAATGGATTGAATGATAAAGCGTCACTTAATTTAGAGTTTTTTTACTTTTGCTAAAACGACTATTAATTTGGAATGGAGGGTGTAGTATGTTATGTAAGTAGCTAGGATTTGAATCCTGGACCTCTTTATCAAACTACTTCAAGTGTTTTGGCTCAACTACTACAGCTACGTCTTTAGGAATATACCTTAAATTCAgttgttttaaataattgtgatgtttTATAACGTTCAATTGCTTAATGGATGTCAGGTCAAGGTTCTTCGGTCCATGCGACCCCTTAAGCTTGAGGATGTAGTTTTAGGTCAATATAAGAATCACACAAGAGGAGGTGTTACATATCCAGCTTACATTGATGACAAAACTGTACCGAAGGACAGCTTAACCCCAACATTTGCCGCGGCCGCCCTCTTCATCGATAATGCAAGATGGGATGGTGTGCCTTTTCTGATGAAGGCTGGGAAAGCATTACATAACAAGAGGTAAATGAAGAGAATATGTTTTGCATATTTGAATGTGTTGTTTAATGCTACCACATATTGAACGACTATGTTGTTTTGGATCCAGAGCCGAGATACGGGTACAGTTCAGGCACGTGCCGGGCAATCTGTATAATCGGAATTTCGGGACAGATCTCGATCGGGCTACAAATGAACTTGTTATAAGAGTTCAGCCTGATGAAGctatttatttgaaaatcaaCAACAAAGTGCCTGGGCTAGGAATGAAGTTGGACCGCAGTAATTTGAATCTTCACTATGCAGCAAGGTATTTTCTTTACCGCAGCACTAACACCTCTAATTGAAAGTGTGTCCTAGTGTCTGATACCGACATGACACCAAAacattaattacattcaattaatttattttctcgaaCTATTACTGGTGTTGACATGTCAGTGTCGTGTCTGGTGTCCATGTTAGTATCTGTGCttcataaattttcttttatccccaaaaaatttactttatgGGACCCCAGAAACATTCCACATTAGTTTATTCAGCTGCTGCAATGTGACGTTAACTTTATGTCCATagtaatatttgaaaaattttgtTAGAAAGTAAATGGATCCTGAAAGTCCATTTGTAATTGACATTTTCAGTGATCATTCAAgctaataatattttgatgttatTTTCAGATACTCAAAGGAGATACCAGATGCGTATGAGAGACTCCTTCTTGATGCAATTGAAGGAGAAAGAAGACTCTTCATACGTAGCGATGAACTCGATGCTGCTTGGTCGCTCTTTACACCTGTGTTGAACGAGATAGAAGAGAAAAAGATAATTCCGGAGTACTATCCTTATGGTAGTCGCGGTCCTGTTTGTGCTCACTATCTTGCAGCCAGATACAATGTACGATGGGGCGACCTTGGATTAGATGTAGAAGAACAATAGTACTGAACATTTTGTTGCACTTGTGATCAACCTCAGACGTTCGCTAACATGCGCGTCGATTTGCAGTTTGTTGCCGGGGTgaggtttttcttttttaataatattgttatGGTAGGCATACATGAAATCATGTAAAGTAATAAAGCATAAAAGTTAAGATTAATGAAGCATTgagatttttcatttgtttatttttgatTTGGTGTAGGGGATTGAGATAGTAAAtgcttcatgtaattttcatgtaCTTTGATTGGAGTGAATCATGAAAATTCAGGtctaaaaatttatgaaatttcagAATGatcattgaaattgaaaatctttGATCACATTATTAGTATTTGAAGTTGTCTCAAAAGAGACTTTACTGAAAGAAGATTTTCAATTTAAGAATGATGTTgaagtttttaataattttagacTGTTCTATGTCTACAATTTTTAATTGCTTCGTTTTAGACAGAAAAGTGTAGGGTTAAATGAATCTCATTTCACATGTAACACACTTCAAATTGAACCATGTCTGTGTCATAAGTGCCAATAAACATAAAGATTGTAAATATTGAAGGTATTGTTCTATTGAGTGCAATTTTAATTGAGTTTTGTTATTCGCACTAATTATCTCGTGGGCGGTTAATGCAGCTAAAATACATGATTAATTAATGATTATGTTACAATTGTGAccgagttttttttattattccaTGTACAggcaaaaaaaagtaaaaataataagttaTGTATATTTGAACATTGTTAACTTATGTGTATATTTGAATACAAATTGTGTTTAATGGTTattaaatatatagtttttaGCACAAATTATGTATACTTGAATTCATAATTTGGATTTTCAGTGAATATCTTGTACtctaaataaatgttatttaataaaaaaattgttttaaaataaatattatttttcgatttataagataaaattaACCATGGTTTTTTCTAATTGTACTTTTTCAATCAATGTTATGtacactatttttaaaatactaattacattttatattgaaaagggaaatctaaataattaataaaaataatgataaaataattatttttttcttgtatgtattttatttcttaaagtGGGTGAAGTATATTTAAACATCTAAATATCAATAGTGATTAAAATTTTGTATGCACGAATGAGGAAAGAAATTTTACATTGTAAATAATCATAACcgttattattatcaaatttatcataattattttaaaagtcatatATGTAAGTGAGTGTAATAAAATAACcatataaaattgtttaaactgacattatataataattaatctatttattaaataaaattagtcaCGTGTAAATTAGGGTACCACCatcaaaattattgataaattaatgGGTAAAAATATCATGTGTTACACTATGACTATcaagtacaaaaaaaaaagaaacattgaTTATCATTGAAATGTGTATCATATACAACCGATGACTGATAGGATTCATGTTACCAATGAGACATATTAATAGTACGATATGAAACAAATGTCATTCAACAATTCATGTTTAGgcaaaatatcattaaattgGGTGTTGGTCATCACTCATCAATACTATCCGTACAGTGTGGGCTGTGGGGCTTATTTATATGTGACTTCTAATTTTGGATGAGAGTTGAAATAGCAAAAAGAGAAGAGAGACAAAAAGGCAAAATATGATGTGTCAATACATTTTAGTTGCCGTACTCGTCAGTACCAATGTCTGCCACATTATTGTACTATGTACTCAACACTACGTTATAGGTAATACCGGGGCCCACTATTTAAGGATCTTGATCACGCGCAATAACAAAGTTGCACATTACTGCATTTTAACGGTTTGATTTAAATCGATCACCCTAATTGAGTAGTTGTATAAAACAACGGCCTATATTGTTTACGGCGTTAAATTGCATGTTGCAGTAATTGTAGCAGATCATAGTCTACTGATGACTTTCATAtagatttttttgttattgagGATACAGTCCGCAATAATTGTTGGTTACTATAAGAAGGTATATTATAtactatatttatttagtaaatATGACCGAAAAATATGAAATGTGATCGATACAAAAGACTgaagtaaaaaaattgaagaaactaaatagaaaaaatattttagtaatatagTTGTTTCACACTAATTGTGGTAATAACTATTATATTGTGTCATCACAAGtttcaaacaaattttcttatttttggcTTAAGTGAAATATTTGTGTAACatcttaaagattaaaaataattagaattttaaatttaaaatattttaatttatacattattattattattattattattgttatattgatgtgtttttaattttattttaaaaaatattgtttaatatattattttaagataaatagtatttaagtattttataaatgtatatataggtaaagtgtttttaaaaaaatcaatttgctTACAATAAGATAACAATATGAAgttgttttatttgttagaGGCTTATAAGAGGTAATAGTAGGAAGTTGTTGgaagttgttttgtttttagatgcTTATAAGTTAATAGTAGGAAGTTATTTTGTTTGGTAAAGACTTATGTACAATACATAGTAACAATTATAAGTgacattttgttatttaattatttagtatTAAAGAGCGAAAATCATATCTCCATTAAGATCAAAATTCATAGGAGATAATATAACTGATGCACTAAAATTACACATAAATTCATACAAATTTGTAACCCtacaaatttgattttgaatctTCAATTTGATGTAGCACACACTTCAATCCTGAAGACTTCAACACCTTGAATCTTCAATTTCCATGAATGTTGCCACCTTCAACCTTGAAGAATAATGAAAGCCTAGAATCCCCAATTATAGGTGAAAAACATTTCcttatttttcctttaatttcgaagaacaatgaaaacaaaaaatctaTAATCCCCAATTCTACGTGAAGATagtatccttttttttttcttcttcaaatccATTTGCTTTTTTGATCCAATCAAATTCACATAAACCTAGAACAATCACAAACAAGATTCCTATCTTAGTTTCTCACAAAGAAGCTAATCACATAAAATCAAAGAGATTAAGAGAGTTTCAAAAGAACTTTGTGATGAATGAGATTTAAGAGAAAATTGTGCAGTTTCATGAATTAGAATGAGTGAGAAAAGtgattttcatatatagtaATGTGTGAACCAAATTGATATACTAAAAATCAGAAAAACATGTGCATGATTCAAATCACATTAATATGTTACTTCGAATATAAATCCAAATCAAAGTGATTTTAGTTAAGTAATTTGAATAACTTATAATATGATTGAAATCACATTGTCAAAAGTCATATGGTAAATAGAATCAAGTTAAATCCAATTTAAATGATTTGAATAAGCTAAACTAGGTGATTCGGATTACATTGTTTGTTTTtctcaaaaacttaaaaatttgttAGTGATTCGAATCAACTTAAATCCCAATTCAACTAATTTGAATAAGTTAAATTAGGTGATTCAAATTACATTGTTTGTTTTtctcaaaaacttaaaaatttgttAGTGATTCGAATCAACTTAAATCCCAATTCAACTGATTCgaattacacaaacaaaatatataaaacttgtaattttagttcatttttagGTCTAACATGTCCAATAATTAAAGTGATTTTAACAATGATTTTGATGTATACTTTAAAAGTTGATTTTCTCATATTCTAAGGTGCCAATGATTATTGAAAGAAACTTAATTACCTGATCTAACTTAATCTTGTTTTAACATCactcaaaataaattaagtcTCATATCAAAGGATCATAGAGTCATAAAAACGACGACTCATTTAGTGATGTGgcaatgtatattttttttttgtaaaatttgattttttcacaattcaaaattttttcattgtaagttttatttgtttaaacaataatttaatgatataaaaaataaaataatatgatttttaccACATGCATTTCACACCACTTTATGACATCTCAACTCTTTATTCATCTTGATACATTAgcaaaaataaactttaaattcaatggtagatttttattttgaaattttaaaaatatagagactatttttcatatttcaaaataaagacTAATATTATGATTCAACAAAAGTATCTGAATCAAAATTGCCTTTTAAgccttttctttttcaaaagcgATGACTTTTGGCTTCCTTGATAAAAGAACACCAAACCA from Cicer arietinum cultivar CDC Frontier isolate Library 1 chromosome 3, Cicar.CDCFrontier_v2.0, whole genome shotgun sequence encodes:
- the LOC101498020 gene encoding glucose-6-phosphate 1-dehydrogenase 2, chloroplastic, producing the protein MATLYSTHCRSFPSSSNQCVTFSKRFLAATVSLKSQPNFMHHISVHTQQHEGAVAATVNPVENNHSGKRPKAELSSVTSSPKVSQVEDSFEKDGSECTVSITVVGASGDLAKKKIFPALFALYYEGCLPKHFTICGYARSKMTDAELRNMVSKTLTCRIDKRENCSEKMDQFLKRCFYHSGQYDSQENFAALDKTLKEHEGGRTSNRLFYLSIPPNIFIDAVKCASLSASSGNGGWTRVIVEKPFGRDSDSSAALTTSLKQYLTEDQIFRIDHYLGKELVENLSVLRFSNLIFEPLWSRQYIRNVQLIFSEDFGTEGRGGYFDNYGIIRDIMQNHLLQILALFAMETPVSLDAEDIRNEKVKVLRSMRPLKLEDVVLGQYKNHTRGGVTYPAYIDDKTVPKDSLTPTFAAAALFIDNARWDGVPFLMKAGKALHNKRAEIRVQFRHVPGNLYNRNFGTDLDRATNELVIRVQPDEAIYLKINNKVPGLGMKLDRSNLNLHYAARYSKEIPDAYERLLLDAIEGERRLFIRSDELDAAWSLFTPVLNEIEEKKIIPEYYPYGSRGPVCAHYLAARYNVRWGDLGLDVEEQ